Proteins encoded together in one Mobula hypostoma chromosome 9, sMobHyp1.1, whole genome shotgun sequence window:
- the gjz1 gene encoding uncharacterized protein gjz1, which translates to MAAIVAYSRLAAAALASLGSRQGMAPWLGLLGLRLASLLVAGRAWTDFQSHFLCNVTLDPFCNSACFEARFPFPMASAWDLGFLLVVLPVGCLYLLSPPIEGSSLGHGGSPPPAALACCSLMLALVEAGLLGLLAGVQLPQTWPLDCQLPAICEWLNTSDATVHCWLEGWAEKVGAMAALGFTSALNLLAGLLCAGAVLLGQAGRQA; encoded by the coding sequence ATGGCGGCTATCGTGGCCTACAGCCGGCTGGCAGCTGCCGCACTGGCCTCACTAGGCTCCCGGCAAGGGATGGCGCCCTGGTTGGGCCTACTGGGCTTGCGCCTCGCTTCCCTGCTAGTGGCAGGCCGTGCATGGACTGACTTCCAGTCTCACTTCCTCTGCAATGTCACGCTGGACCCTTTCTGCAACTCTGCCTGCTTTGAGGCCCGCTTTCCCTTCCCTATGGCCTCTGCTTGGGACCTGGGCTTCCTGCTGGTTGTCCTCCCTGTTGGCTGTCTCTATCTGCTATCTCCACCGATTGAGGGAAGTTCTCTTGGCCATGGAGGTTCTCCGCCTCCTGCAGCATTGGCCTGCTGTAGCCTCATGCTAGCCCTAGTGGAGGCCGGTCTGCTGGGCCTGCTGGCTGGTGTGCAGTTGCCCCAGACCTGGCCTCTGGATTGCCAGCTGCCTGCCATCTGTGAGTGGTTAAACACTTCTGATGCTACTGTCCACTGCTGGCTGGAGGGCTGGGCTGAGAAGGTGGGAGCCATGGCTGCCCTGGGCTTCACCTCTGCCTTGAACTTGCTGGCCGGTCTGCTCTGTGCTGGAGCTGTGCTGCTGGGCCAGGCTGGGAGGCAGGCctga